aGAGACGAAACCTAAgtttttacttataattactctattatcaaaatttatatttatgtgataaatagaatcttacactcatgactATGTCatgtgaaatttatcaaactcgttagataatttgatatgccacgagcttTAATATGATTTGATATGGCACTCTCCTAAAGGCTTGCGGCATATCAAATTTTTGaactaaaaaaaatgtttgataaatttcatatcacttTAGCGtgacgagtgtaagattctctATATGTAACATGATGATTACAGTAAAATATTTCtacttcataaaaaaaaaaacacacttaCTCTAATGGATTAACAAATGATCCAGACAGTACTTGTTTGCGTCTACGCTTCCTTGGATCATCAACAGCTTTACTATCTTCAGAAGTCAGCAGTTGTTCTATAGATAGCTCTGGAACTTCCTCTAATCCTGATAATGTTGTTTCCCTAATGGATCAtaataatcattaattataGACATCAGGACTGTATCATAAATGAGATTATATAAATTCAATAAGACATGAACAAGTTTGTCAATAGTGGAATGCAAATTCTCAAAATTTAGGATTTTTAAGCCCTAAAATACCAAGAATGCTTATCACATTCTTCTCCAATCATTATCCATGTGCATGTTCTGACATTGAtgcaatgaaaaaaatattgaaaatgctTTTAATTTAACTATAATTTCTTTGCAACTTTATCTGATAATTCAAATAACAAGCATTTTTATTAGCTTAAAAAGTACTTATCAGCCCTAAAGTAAAAAATGGCATTGTCACTGTTTGTAATAttgtttctgattggctgagataatggtgtaatgatttcatagacaaaagagtctaaaaatgaattttgaatactgaagagattatctttgaAATTAGTTAATTGAACTATAAGGATTAATTctaatagattttatatgtcattgggatataacacaaaaactaaaGAACTTACCCAGCTGATTCTGCAACTGatatttcagaaagtactggtGTGTGATATGCTGAAGATGATAGTATTGGGCCTGCTGAATGTATCAGTGGTGTTGATGTCAATGTTGATTGGCCCAATTTATTAATTGTAGACAATATGGTGCTCGAGGGGCAATTCTCTTCAGAGATTTTATAGCTGAAAAACAAATcagtatatttttatttattttcactgCATCCTCACTACAGGTATCATTTTTGAAATGACAATAAtgaattaatgataatatttgcaataaaattataatgaaaaaCAAAGTATAATTTTCCATGCATTATCAAATTTAACTGAGAGTgaacatgcatatttttttcaatgttatatacattgtacatgtttatatctttatacatgtacatattatagcctagtacccccattttatatttgtaaaattgtttcatgtagaattgttattgtttttgagTACGGTGAAGAGGATCTCTATTTAGATCCTGTATTTGAACATAGTAGGGGTTGGCTCTGATACATGTACTCGACACCGATACAGTATTGTTACtcgttttaaaaaaaatatcggtAAATATACCCGTATTAATTTTAAAGTACTGATACTATTATCGTTTTTATTGATACCGGTATGGCATCCTATCCTAAGTAGGGGTAGgctacataaatatataaaacctGCACCCTgctacaatattttttttcccaaaaccagaagcagacatCTCTAAGATCTATGAATACCTAGGACTGACAAAGCACTTACCCAGCTGATTCTGCAGCAGatatttcagaaagtactggtGTTGATGGCCCCAGTGTACTTGTAGACCGTATAAATGTAGGGTGTTTTGGGAGGATATTCTCTTCAGAGTgttcatatctatatatatattaaaacagcaatgtaaaaacatgtattaaaaatatatccatcaacaataataatataaccTACAATTAAAATGAGCCGTGTGTGTATACACATGTAGAATAAACATAAAAGAAAACTTCATGACAATCATTTTAACTGTCATTTACTGTCATCACAAGACACAATAAGATCATAAAGTTTTGTCAGCTTCAAAAAAAACTTGCCTACTAAATTGGGCCTAATAAAAGTACAGTTAGATTATACAATTCTATTTATCTAAgtaatttaattatttgtaaCATACAAACCTGAAATATGTATCTACCAAATCATTTTGAAGGCcacataattaatatattattactTTCATAAAACCACCAGTGCTCTAAACGTCGCTTGAAGGAAAGTGTCTCATTGTTAAAACATATACGATTACGGAACCAGCTAGTCTATCGACTGTTTGAGACTTGTAATCAAAAGTAGAGTGAGTGTCAAATTTGTGATGGAGCTTATCGCTCTAGGAAAAAGTAATCGATAAACTACCGGATACTTTATAGTAAGTAATGCGGTTTGTTTACAATACAGCGATTGCTCCGTCAAGAGTCTGACGTTTTCGGCTTATATAAGGACCGATGCCTGATTTTAGCAATGTTAGCAGAATGAGTTAGTTAATAACAAAAACTTGTACATGAAGTATGAGCCCAGACATAGGAATTTAAGATTATTTAGGATAACTAGTCTGCACACTCGTCAAAAAATGCAAGTGGATAATTTTTCTACTCGCAATTTCAGAAATAAACTCGCTTTTTACGAGTGTTAATTTTGAAAGGACAACAATCGTCGAAATAGATAATTCtgcaaatatatttataaggaAAATGTGCTGATAATGTGCTGATATACCATATAGTTTGATATCACATAGACTATAGGCCTAAGCTTATATTACAAGTACTATAGTACTAGTACCTGTCCAATAGCACTGCAGCCAATTCCGCATCAGTGCGTAATTTCAGTTTTTCCCTTAGGTTTCTCCACCTCCCCGACTGGTCACCAATTCGAATCCGGTTCTGGGCCCGTGAAGCTTCTAATAATTTCCGCCGCCGCTTTGATTCGCCGGGATCCGTAAACTTTTGACAGCTGCGCTTACGCTTCGTGTCGTCTGCCATGTTTACGTACGGAACACTGCCGTCACATGACTTAAGTCACGTGATGTTATTGGCAACCGCTGTCATCTGACTTCGGCGGCTGGggtaagtgggacccacctagcggtTTCaacttattttacatattttttttaaaaaaaagtttccgAATCGGTACCGTCCATCTTGACTTCGGTTTAGTTCTATCTcagcatgatttacaacagggatttttttcaaaattcttctgaatcatgaaaaaatcaggcagatacggatattgggcctttaactATACTTATAAGTATAAGTAAGGTTATAACTAACCGCACAATAATGCGGACTGTATCCTGGTCTCGTCGTTTCAGAAAAAACATTcgaattaaattaaatgtaaaacttgTGGAATTTTAATGCGTCTTTATTGAATAATCTGTGACTAGCGAAGTTGATGTGTccagtaaaatgacaaaatcagTCAGTATCTATGGAAAAGCAGTCAAAACTGTTAATACGGCACccgtaatagaaaatgaatttaaaacagAGTTTGATTTCAAAgttataatttaaatataaaacaagttttttttaattaatagttTTTAAACTATGGTATGCAGAAGTGAAACGATTGAATTTGGTATAACGTATTTACTTACGTGATCTTGTAATTCCCCAGTACATATATGTGTTACAGtggatatattttctgatgataGTACAGTGTAATTGTAATTTTCTTATAAAAAGATATGTGAAGGAACCAGTCATGTGTTGGTGTACATGTTGTTCTGGCGATAGTATTGCTGTTTCCCCTGTTTTACTTTTAACGTTATCATGAACGTTTGTCGCTTCGACACAAGACGAACAAGCAAATCTCCTTCATTCTCTTTGCTGACGGCAGAGGGACCATCGAGTTATAGGCTTAGTTTCCCTTAGCTAACTATTTTTTAGTGTATTTGtgcataaatataaagtttaaacattataccaTGGTCTGATATAACTagttttttcaaattaatatgattaatattagtatgatttttgaaagcatgaaaataagttattttaccAGGTTTGTCCAAAACCTGACATTCAAAACCGACAgtgcattttcttttattggtgTATAAGTtaacataattttattatccTACTGCATCTAACTATTTAGGAGTGTATTTAAAAACCCCAAGAggcatacagaggtacatctgtcGATCGTAAAAATGGTGAAGTTGCCAAGCTCTCTAattaatatcatattataagactctttcatatgtggatatgaaggatagggatattctgcCACAACtaaagtcaattttccatacatgaaaaagtaagtgatattttcagcataaattacattgtatgcatcttttatagtaaaaccagccaagtttgtgaaaaaatgttaaaattttaccgaggaaatataaattttgttgacgccgtgacgtcacgaggctttattgtaTGGGaggccatgcaatacagcctcatgcgacatgagtgtattgccctagacgaGCCAGTATGaaacccgtaggtatgaaagaaatatatatatgtttctggtatggAGCAATGTATACAAAGGGTGGACTAATCCCCGTGTGCCTGAGAGGTGCCATGACAGGAGAGATTTGGTTATATTGCTATAAACGACTATGAAAGTTATATATAGGATATTGCTGTtttttgtatgtatgtttgtttgtttgttttaacgcCCTTTTAatagccaggatcatgtaaggacggcctcccgtgtatgcagtGCGTATCgcgtgtgaagtgcgaggtgcgtgttttgggagactgcggtatgttcgtgtatttatatttatattctgcGCCAGTATATTGTTAGTAAATTCCGGATCCGCATTATCCGGAATTGGTTCCTTATATTACGCTCgccttgatgacgtcattacaaGCTTTACAGTCTGCGTTTGTGTTGTGATTTGTCTTCCAACGTTTAGCCTAATATTGGCGTGGTGGCAGCGAGATTCTTACTCACACCTTTTCATCAGCAAACGGATGAACTTTTGAACTGTAAGAGACATTTAATCACAGCGTATAAACATTATACCCGGGTCGCAAGCGTGGTGTGTAACTGTGTAAGTCAATGTCCCCCAGGCACGGAGGAAAACACGTGCACAGAAAGTCAGTGCACTTGAAATGATGTTGGGTCAAATCGCGAACTTTTGTCCTATAATTTCACGAAGTACCATAGTGAAGAACTCAATTTCTCTCCCGTCAATCTGGCAGACAATTCGCTTGCACTTCGGATTTCAATCGACCGGGGCTCACTTTATCGATTTCGCGTCAATAACACTCGAAGCTAATGAAAGGCCGGAAGACCTGTTTCAGAGAATAACGGCGTTTATTGAGGATAATTTACTTCGTCGCGACATGGGAATCACTCATCACGGACAAGAAATCGCTGACGATGAAGAACTGTCTCCCACCATTGAAAACATGGCAGTCTTAACATGGCTTCGCCTAATAAACCCTGAACTTCCTCGTCTTGTTAAACAGCGATACGGTACCGAAT
The DNA window shown above is from Argopecten irradians isolate NY chromosome 8, Ai_NY, whole genome shotgun sequence and carries:
- the LOC138329617 gene encoding uncharacterized protein, which produces MADDTKRKRSCQKFTDPGESKRRRKLLEASRAQNRIRIGDQSGRWRNLREKLKLRTDAELAAVLLDRYEHSEENILPKHPTFIRSTSTLGPSTPVLSEISAAESAGYKISEENCPSSTILSTINKLGQSTLTSTPLIHSAGPILSSSAYHTPVLSEISVAESAGETTLSGLEEVPELSIEQLLTSEDSKAVDDPRKRRRKQVLSGSFVNPLELTLDISEEETEEESYLIKDPDYSPEFKFSIMPEGMNDNIEELAFEESQFGEELLKKEITALR